A DNA window from Solanum lycopersicum chromosome 3, SLM_r2.1 contains the following coding sequences:
- the LOC101247418 gene encoding uncharacterized protein yields MLLAVLFSNSDGNILVERFNGVPAEERLHWRSFLVKLGAENLRGIKNEELLVACHKSVYIVYTILGDVSIYVVGKDAYDELALSEAIFVITSAIKDVCGKPPTERLFLDKYGKICLCLDEIVWTGLLENIDKDRIKRLVRLKPPTEF; encoded by the exons ATGCTTCTGGCGGTCTTATTTTCCAACTCTGACGGCAACATCCTCGTCGAACG TTTTAATGGAGTACCAGCAGAGGAGCGTCTGCATTGGAGGTCTTTCCTAGTTAAGCTGGGTGCGGAGAATCTTAGAGGGATTAAGAATGAAGAACTCCTAGTGGCTTGCCACAA GTCTGTTTACATTGTATACACAATACTTGGAGATGTCAGCATCTATGTTGTAGGAAAGGATGCGTATGATGAACTTGCAT TGTCTGAAGCAATCTTTGTTATAACATCTGCGATCAAGGATGTATGTGGAAAACCTCCAACGGAGAGACTTTTCCTGGATAAGTATGGAAAGATTTGCTTGTGCCTGGATGAGATTGTGTGGACG GGGTTGCTTGAAAACATTGACAAAGATAGAATCAAGAGACTTGTTAGGTTGAAACCACCAACAGAATTCTGA